One part of the Glycine soja cultivar W05 chromosome 11, ASM419377v2, whole genome shotgun sequence genome encodes these proteins:
- the LOC114377210 gene encoding uncharacterized membrane protein At1g16860-like encodes MGSRFPSHQLSNGLYVSGRPEQPKERTPTMSSVAMPYTGGDIKKSGELGKMFDIPMAMDASKSRKSGQLNNAPSRTGSFAGAAASHSGPILPNSTPRSIYTTSGNISSGGSMTTASVSMKKTNSGPLNKHGEPVKKSSGPQSGGVTRQNSGPIPPVLPTTGLITSGPLNSSGAPRKVSGPLEFTGSMKSPSSVTHNPAMTTLSLDDEYSFRRNFPKPILWSVILIFIMGFIAGAFILGAVHNVILLVVVVVLFGAVAALFTWNSCCGRTAIVGFISRYPDAELRTAKNGQFVKVSGVVTCGNVPLESSFQKVPRCVYTSTSLFEYRGWDSKAANPKHRRFTWGLRAAERHVVDFYISDFQSGLRALVKTGYGARVTPYVDDSIVIDVNPDNKDMSPEFLRWLRERNLSSDDRLMRLKEGYIKEGSTVSVMGVVQRNDNVLMIVPPPEPLTTGCQWAKCIFPASLEGIILRCEDTSKIDVIPV; translated from the exons ATGGGTTCAAGATTCCCATCTCATCAGCTCAGCAATGGCCTGTATGTATCAGGTCGGCCTGAACAGCCGAAAGAAAGAACTCCAACAATGAGCTCAGTTGCCATGCCTTACACTGGTGGAGACATCAAGAAATCCGGAGAATTAGGGAAAATGTTTGATATCCCCATGGCCATGGATGCTTCTAAATCTAGAAAATCTGGTCAGCTAAATAATGCCCCTTCACGGACTGGATCATTTGCAGGTGCTGCTGCTTCACATTCTGGACCTATCTTGCCAAATTCCACTCCTCGTTCTATTTATACCACATCTGGTAACATATCTTCTGGAGGCAGCATGACGACTGCTTCAGTCTCAATGAAAAAGACCAACTCTGGTCCACTGAATAAACATGGGGAGCCTGTGAAGAAGTCATCTGGACCGCAATCTGGTGGAGTCACACGCCAAAATTCTGGTCCGATTCCACCTGTTCTTCCTACAACTGGTCTTATTACATCTGGTCCTCTAAATTCATCTGGGGCACCAAGGAAAGTATCTGGTCCATTAGAATTTACAGGATCAATGAAATCGCCTAGTTCTGTAACTCACAATCCAGCCATGACCACTCTTAGCCTAGATGATGAATATTCCTTCAGGAGGAACTTCCCAAAGCCAATACTGTGGTCTGTAATTCTGATTTTCATTATGGGATTCATTGCTGGTGCTTTTATTCTTGGAGCTGTCCACAATGTCATTCTCCTTGTTGTTGTAGTAGTTCTTTTTGGTGCTGTTGCGGCATTGTTCACTTGGAACAGTTGTTGTGGGAGGACAGCCATTGTTGGTTTCATTTCTCGTTATCCTGATGCTGAGCTTCGAACTGCCAAGAatgggcaatttgtgaaggtTTCTGGG GTTGTTACCTGTGGTAATGTTCCATTGGAGTCCTCCTTTCAAAAAGTTCCTAGATGTGTATATACTTCTACAAGCTTGTTTGAATATCGAGGGTGGGATTCAAAAGCCGCCAACCCGAAGCATCGTCGTTTTACATGGGGACTCAGAGCAGCTGAG AGGCATGTGGTGGACTTCTACATTTCTGATTTCCAATCTGGATTGAGAGCATTGGTTAAAACAGGCTATGGTGCAAGGGTGACTCCTTATGTTGATGATTCTATTGTAATTGATGTTAACCCTGACAATAAAGACATGTCTCCAGAGTTTCTTCGATGGTTGCGAGAGAGAAATCTTTCAAGTGATGATCGACTGATGCGATTAAAAGAAGG GTACATCAAAGAAGGTAGCACAGTCAGTGTAATGGGAGTTGTTCAAAGAAACGACAATGTACTTATGATTGTCCCTCCTCCTGAGCCTTTGACTACCGGATGCCAATGGGCTAAATGTATATTTCCAGCTAGCCTTGAGGGTATTATTTTGAGATGTGAGGATACATCAAAGATTGATGTCATTCCAGTGTAG
- the LOC114377468 gene encoding E3 ubiquitin-protein ligase MARCH8-like isoform X1: MQLASNGDKEECSESEPILNHHHLHLQPTGESSFSCEIIPIPPAAATFNDDDLQNVRVDETCHLVNADQPQCRICLDIGGEDLIAPCHCKGTQKYVHRSCLDNWRSTKEGFAFSHCTECRAVFILRANVPPDRWWLRLKFQFLVARDHAFIFIIVQLVVAFLGVLVYKFYGDELREMFGYEEHPYGFYTMAGIYPWLPRKKFHGQFLAIVLVGLLYGFFIAIICGQRINERHYHVLAKQELTKEYVVEDREHVKNVPELDPSHVTELRMLGLY, from the exons ATGCAATTAGCGTCAAATGGTGACAAGGAAGAATGTTCAGAAAGCGAACCCATCTTGAATCATCACCATCTTCATTTGCAACCAACCGGAGAATCCTCCTTTTCCTGTGAAATTATCCCTATTCCTCCTGCTGCAGCTACTTTTAACGATGATGATTTACAAAACGTCCGGGTTGATGAGACTTGTCATCTCGTAAATGCAGATCAGCCACAATGCCGAATATGCCTCGATATTGGAG GAGAAGATTTAATTGCCCCATGCCATTGCAAAGGTACACAAAAGTACGTCCACAGATCATGTCTCGATAATTGGAGATCCACCAAG GAGGGTTTCGCTTTTTCTCACTGTACAGAGTGCAGAGCTGTCTTCATATTACGTGCAAATGTCCCACCAGATCGGTGGTGGTTGAGATTAAAATTTCAGTTCCTTGTTGCTAGAGATCATGCATTCATTTTCATAATTGTTCAGCTG gTTGTTGCTTTCTTGGGAGTGCTTGTGTACAAATTTTATGGAGATGAACTGAGGGAAATGTTTGGTTATGAAGAACATCCATATGGATTTTATACAATGGCTGGTATATACCCATGGCTTCCCCGCAAAAAATTTCATGGGCAAT TTCTAGCCATTGTTTTGGTTGGTTTGCTCTATGGCTTCTTCATAGCGATAATATGTGGCCAAAGAATCAATGAGCGCCACTACCATGTTCTTGCCAAACAAGAATTGACTAAG GAATATGTGGTAGAAGATCGAGAACATGTAAAGAATGTGCCTGAACTTGATCCCAGCCATGTGACAGAGCTAAGGATGTTGGGCCTTTACTAA
- the LOC114377468 gene encoding E3 ubiquitin-protein ligase MARCH2-like isoform X2 — translation MQLASNGDKEECSESEPILNHHHLHLQPTGESSFSCEIIPIPPAAATFNDDDLQNVRVDETCHLVNADQPQCRICLDIGGEDLIAPCHCKGTQKYVHRSCLDNWRSTKEGFAFSHCTECRAVFILRANVPPDRWWLRLKFQFLVARDHAFIFIIVQLVVAFLGVLVYKFYGDELREMFGYEEHPYGFYTMAVLAIVLVGLLYGFFIAIICGQRINERHYHVLAKQELTKEYVVEDREHVKNVPELDPSHVTELRMLGLY, via the exons ATGCAATTAGCGTCAAATGGTGACAAGGAAGAATGTTCAGAAAGCGAACCCATCTTGAATCATCACCATCTTCATTTGCAACCAACCGGAGAATCCTCCTTTTCCTGTGAAATTATCCCTATTCCTCCTGCTGCAGCTACTTTTAACGATGATGATTTACAAAACGTCCGGGTTGATGAGACTTGTCATCTCGTAAATGCAGATCAGCCACAATGCCGAATATGCCTCGATATTGGAG GAGAAGATTTAATTGCCCCATGCCATTGCAAAGGTACACAAAAGTACGTCCACAGATCATGTCTCGATAATTGGAGATCCACCAAG GAGGGTTTCGCTTTTTCTCACTGTACAGAGTGCAGAGCTGTCTTCATATTACGTGCAAATGTCCCACCAGATCGGTGGTGGTTGAGATTAAAATTTCAGTTCCTTGTTGCTAGAGATCATGCATTCATTTTCATAATTGTTCAGCTG gTTGTTGCTTTCTTGGGAGTGCTTGTGTACAAATTTTATGGAGATGAACTGAGGGAAATGTTTGGTTATGAAGAACATCCATATGGATTTTATACAATGGCTG TTCTAGCCATTGTTTTGGTTGGTTTGCTCTATGGCTTCTTCATAGCGATAATATGTGGCCAAAGAATCAATGAGCGCCACTACCATGTTCTTGCCAAACAAGAATTGACTAAG GAATATGTGGTAGAAGATCGAGAACATGTAAAGAATGTGCCTGAACTTGATCCCAGCCATGTGACAGAGCTAAGGATGTTGGGCCTTTACTAA
- the LOC114376122 gene encoding mediator of RNA polymerase II transcription subunit 8-like isoform X2, with translation MEGGEGGEGLNQAVQQQLNLKQVKTRAISLFKAISRILEDFEAYGRTNSTPKWQDILGQYSMVNLELFNIVDDIKKVSKAFLVHPKNVNADNATILPVMLSSKLLPEMETDDTAKRDQLLLGMQNLPIPTQIEKLKARLDLISAACEGAEKVLADTRKAYCFGTRQGPAAIAPATLDKGQAAKIQEQENLLRSAVNAGDGLRIPGDQRHITPAQPPLHLADALPVVIANDPTTAQPQPQLSANTMGMPAQNSLLQASSATVSQLLGRSAASPSAATTTTTSFDNITASPIPYANSPRSSTNIMNSPSPQQQQTQQQPPVLQQQQQRQKFMQLPQQQQQHQILAQQQQFRQSAMQGLGQLHGQHQMQFSQPLGHQQFQGRQLPSGHVQHGIGQSQLNQGNQMTRLSQFSGPANSALFSAAQTTPNTQMLGLSGNNPQRSHPSQMLSDQVFNMGGGNPGGMMPIQQQQQQQQQHGSQAFGSMASNAQNLQSGLVTLQNTQQNHPNFSQQRQQNPQ, from the exons ATGGAGGGGGGCGAGGGAGGAGAGGGGTTGAACCAGGCAGTGCAGCAGCAGCTAAATCTGAAGCAAGTGAAGACCCGCGCTATCAGCCTCTTCAAAGCCATCTCTCGTATTCTTGAAGATTTCGAGGCCTACGGTCGCACCAACTCTACCCCCAAATGGCAAGACATTCTGGGTCAATATTCTATGGTCAACCTTGAGCTTTTCAACATCGTCGATGACATCAAGAAGGTGTCCAAGGCCTTTCTGGTCCATCCCAAGAATGTTAATGCCGACAATGCTACCATACTCCCTGTCATGCTTTCCTCCAAACTACTCCCTGAAATGGAGACCGACGACACCGCTAAGAGAGATCAATTGCTTCTGGGGATGCAAAACCTCCCAATTCCAACGCAAATTGAGAAGCTCAAG GCCCGTCTTGATCTGATTTCCGCAGCCTGTGAAGGTGCTGAAAAAGTGTTGGCTGACACTCGCAAAGCCTACTGCTTCGGAACTCGTCAAGGCCCAGCCGCCATTGCCCCGGCCACTCTAGACAAGGGTCAGGCTGCCAAAATTCAAGAGCAAGAAAATCTACTCCGTTCTGCTGTCAATGCCGGTGACGGATTACGGATACCAGGAGACCAGAGGCACATCACTCCTGCACAACCTCCATTGCATTTAGCAGATGCACTTCCTGTCGTCATTGCCAATGACCCTACTACTGCACAACCGCAACCACAACTCTCAGCAAACACCATGGGCATGCCTGCCCAGAATTCCTTGTTACAGGCCTCCTCCGCAACCGTATCACAACTTTTGGGAAGATCAGCAGCATCTCCTTCTGCtgcaaccaccaccaccacttctTTTGACAATATAACAGCTTCCCCAATCCCATATGCCAATTCACCTAGGTCTTCTACAAACATCATGAACTCTCCAtcccctcagcaacaacaaaccCAACAACAGCCACCAGTgctgcagcagcagcagcaacgacagaaattcatgcaattacctcaacagcagcagcagcaccAAATTCTTGCTCAGCAGCAACAGTTCAGGCAGTCTGCAATGCAAGGACTGGGACAG TTGCACGGACAACATCAGATGCAATTTTCTCAACCACTTGGGCACCAGCAATTTCAGGGTAGGCAGCTGCCTTCAGGACATGTTCAGCATGGCATTGGTCAAAGCCAACTCAATCAAGGAAACCAAATGACTCGATTAAGCCAGTTTTCTGGTCCTGCTAACAGTGCGCTATTCAGTGCTGCTCAAACAACACCTAATACTCAAATG TTAGGATTATCTGGAAACAACCCTCAGCGAAGTCATCCTTCCCAAATGTTGAGTGATCAGG TGTTTAACATGGGAGGTGGCAATCCTGGTGGTATGATGCCCATacaacagcagcagcagcagcagcaacaacatggTTCACAAGCATTTGGTAGCATGGCATCAAATGCTCAGAATCTACAATCTGGGTTGGTGACACTTCAAAACACACAACAGAATCACCCCAATTTCTCTCAGCAGAGACAGCAAAATCCACAGTGA
- the LOC114376122 gene encoding mediator of RNA polymerase II transcription subunit 8-like isoform X1 gives MEGGEGGEGLNQAVQQQLNLKQVKTRAISLFKAISRILEDFEAYGRTNSTPKWQDILGQYSMVNLELFNIVDDIKKVSKAFLVHPKNVNADNATILPVMLSSKLLPEMETDDTAKRDQLLLGMQNLPIPTQIEKLKARLDLISAACEGAEKVLADTRKAYCFGTRQGPAAIAPATLDKGQAAKIQEQENLLRSAVNAGDGLRIPGDQRHITPAQPPLHLADALPVVIANDPTTAQPQPQLSANTMGMPAQNSLLQASSATVSQLLGRSAASPSAATTTTTSFDNITASPIPYANSPRSSTNIMNSPSPQQQQTQQQPPVLQQQQQRQKFMQLPQQQQQHQILAQQQQFRQSAMQGLGQLHGQHQMQFSQPLGHQQFQGRQLPSGHVQHGIGQSQLNQGNQMTRLSQFSGPANSALFSAAQTTPNTQMIPNISGTLPSQSLLPRVQLGLSGNNPQRSHPSQMLSDQVFNMGGGNPGGMMPIQQQQQQQQQHGSQAFGSMASNAQNLQSGLVTLQNTQQNHPNFSQQRQQNPQ, from the exons ATGGAGGGGGGCGAGGGAGGAGAGGGGTTGAACCAGGCAGTGCAGCAGCAGCTAAATCTGAAGCAAGTGAAGACCCGCGCTATCAGCCTCTTCAAAGCCATCTCTCGTATTCTTGAAGATTTCGAGGCCTACGGTCGCACCAACTCTACCCCCAAATGGCAAGACATTCTGGGTCAATATTCTATGGTCAACCTTGAGCTTTTCAACATCGTCGATGACATCAAGAAGGTGTCCAAGGCCTTTCTGGTCCATCCCAAGAATGTTAATGCCGACAATGCTACCATACTCCCTGTCATGCTTTCCTCCAAACTACTCCCTGAAATGGAGACCGACGACACCGCTAAGAGAGATCAATTGCTTCTGGGGATGCAAAACCTCCCAATTCCAACGCAAATTGAGAAGCTCAAG GCCCGTCTTGATCTGATTTCCGCAGCCTGTGAAGGTGCTGAAAAAGTGTTGGCTGACACTCGCAAAGCCTACTGCTTCGGAACTCGTCAAGGCCCAGCCGCCATTGCCCCGGCCACTCTAGACAAGGGTCAGGCTGCCAAAATTCAAGAGCAAGAAAATCTACTCCGTTCTGCTGTCAATGCCGGTGACGGATTACGGATACCAGGAGACCAGAGGCACATCACTCCTGCACAACCTCCATTGCATTTAGCAGATGCACTTCCTGTCGTCATTGCCAATGACCCTACTACTGCACAACCGCAACCACAACTCTCAGCAAACACCATGGGCATGCCTGCCCAGAATTCCTTGTTACAGGCCTCCTCCGCAACCGTATCACAACTTTTGGGAAGATCAGCAGCATCTCCTTCTGCtgcaaccaccaccaccacttctTTTGACAATATAACAGCTTCCCCAATCCCATATGCCAATTCACCTAGGTCTTCTACAAACATCATGAACTCTCCAtcccctcagcaacaacaaaccCAACAACAGCCACCAGTgctgcagcagcagcagcaacgacagaaattcatgcaattacctcaacagcagcagcagcaccAAATTCTTGCTCAGCAGCAACAGTTCAGGCAGTCTGCAATGCAAGGACTGGGACAG TTGCACGGACAACATCAGATGCAATTTTCTCAACCACTTGGGCACCAGCAATTTCAGGGTAGGCAGCTGCCTTCAGGACATGTTCAGCATGGCATTGGTCAAAGCCAACTCAATCAAGGAAACCAAATGACTCGATTAAGCCAGTTTTCTGGTCCTGCTAACAGTGCGCTATTCAGTGCTGCTCAAACAACACCTAATACTCAAATG ATTCCAAACATTTCCGGCACATTACCTTCACAGTCCCTTCTCCCACGGGTGCAG TTAGGATTATCTGGAAACAACCCTCAGCGAAGTCATCCTTCCCAAATGTTGAGTGATCAGG TGTTTAACATGGGAGGTGGCAATCCTGGTGGTATGATGCCCATacaacagcagcagcagcagcagcaacaacatggTTCACAAGCATTTGGTAGCATGGCATCAAATGCTCAGAATCTACAATCTGGGTTGGTGACACTTCAAAACACACAACAGAATCACCCCAATTTCTCTCAGCAGAGACAGCAAAATCCACAGTGA